Proteins co-encoded in one Sebastes umbrosus isolate fSebUmb1 chromosome 20, fSebUmb1.pri, whole genome shotgun sequence genomic window:
- the LOC119479830 gene encoding sulfotransferase 2B1-like yields MVHKTPMKNRGRGRVTRPGGSPGPSSGSRPRRRAHQRAPGGRACHGAQPGTTWMQEIVPLIMSGGDPASVETLLQWRRVPWLELDETSILNLEQRPSPRILCTHFQYNMMPPSFFEVKPKVIYVMRNPKDVFTSSFHYCGMASYLVNPGPQGEFLHKFLDGKVMFGSWFDHVKGWLNAEDKERIMHISYEEMKMELLETGKIF; encoded by the exons ATGGTTCATAAAACCCCAATGAAgaatagaggaagaggaagagttacccggcccggaggaagcccggggccctCATCTGGAtccaggcccagacggagggcccaTCAGCGAGCGcctggtggccgggcttgccacggagcccaGCCGG GTACGACTTGGATGCAGGAGATTGTGCCTCTGATCATGAGTGGAGGAGATCCAGCCTCTGTTGAGACTCTTCTTCAGTGGAGACGTGTTCCCTGGCTGGAACTGGACGAGACCTCCATCCTTAACCTTGAACAGAGGCCGTCTCCACGCATACTTTGTACACACTTCCAGTACAACATGATGCCTCCATCTTTCTTTGAAGTTAAGCCAAAG GTCATCTATGTGATGAGGAACCCCAAAGATGTGTTTACATCTTCCTTTCACTATTGTGGGATGGCATCCTACCTGGTCAACCCAGGCCCACAGGGAGAGTTCCTCCACAAGTTCCTCGATGGAAAAG TTATGTTTGGCTCGTGGTTTGATCATGTAAAGGGCTGGCTGAATGCTGAAGATAAAGAGCGCATAATGCACATCTCCTATGAAGAGATGAAAATG gaaTTGCTGGAGACTGGAAAAATCTTCTAA